The genomic stretch ATTCCCAAAAGAAACTCTCTGTAGAATATTCTGGAGTGGTtttgggggaggtggggggaggcggGGTATACTCAGTTTGCAAAGGAAGGCAACTTACAGCCCAGGGGTAATTTATAGTTGGCGCTGGAAAAGCTTATTTCGACTTAACTAGAATAATTCACCTCTCATTACACAGAGATGGTGTCTGCCTGCATTTCGGATTTATGAATGATCATCATCCGAGAAACAAAAGCCCATATTCCGGACCTCAAACACCAAGGATTAATACCTCCTCTGAGACTTGTATATGCGTTGGCtgagctgggggtggaggggcagggagaagaaAGGGATTGCAGAAGGCAATGTAGAAacagtggagttgttctggcaaaATGTGGACCATGAcgctgatggctcaggtactacagagcttaaaaaaaaaaaaaagacctcaccTCAGAGCTGGCCCTTCTTAGCCTTCAGCTTTGTTCAGGAACTTTCTCTCAGCTCCGCCCCCTTCTCTGCTTGGTCTTGGTTAACAGAGGTGCCATCTCTCCCAGGCACCCCAGCCTGCTGCCCAAGTCCACCCAGAATCCCCTCCCTGCAAACAGCACTGCTCAGGTTGCAAAGCAAGCCGGGGCTTCAGCTTTGAAGAAGAGTGAACGAGCCAGCAGGCAGCTCAAGTCACAGTGGCAGCCCCACAGTGGGGCTCGCTGCAGATCATTTCAAAGTTGCAGGGACCTCGGGAACCAAACGCCAGCTCAAACCTTCGTTTTCCAGCAGGACAGCGCCCAGAGGAGGGATGGGAGGACAGGGGAGTCCGTCCCTGCCTGGCACACCTCACAGGTGCTCGCGCCCGACATTTTGGGGGTGATGCTCACTCCGATGGGCCTGGCTGGCAGAATGAGGGGAGAGCTGAGAACAAAACGCCTTGAGGGGAGAACAAAGGCTGGGATTTCCTAGTTACCCACAGAAAGCCTTTCCCTTGtctgtgggtgggggtgggggcggagcATGGTGAGGGGCTGTGGCAATGGCGGTGGGGGAAAGCTCAGTCAGTTCAGAAACACAAAAGGGAGCCCCCCGGCTCTGGGGTGGGGTCTGCTCCTCTATCTGGAAGACACGGTGGGGAAAGTTACAAGGGGAAGCAGGTGATGAAAACTCCAGGGTTTTTAACCTGGGCTGGCCAGGTGAGTCTTGGGGTTTGGCTAAGACATTTCAAAATGTCTCTGGCCGAACGCCTTAAACTCTGGGATACTCTCACCAAATAAGTGTCACCTGCCGGGAGCCCCCAGATCTTCCAGCCCAGCCCGAGgggaggctgggatggggacaggggcaCCAGTCTGCTGCCAACGGCCTAACAATCATATCCCCTGACCCCGCGTCCAAGCATCCTCACCAAGATGAGCTCATCGTTGGCCAGCTCTCGGGTCCAGTAGGTCTTGGGGCCATTGCCCTCCAGAAGCGTCTGCGTGCAGTGGATCTTATTCTCATTCTCCCAAGTGGGTAAACTCTGCAGGCAGGAAACCCATCAGTGACGTGACGGTAATTACAGTCCCGGCAGCGGGAGCCCCGACAACAATGAGACATGGGAGAATGATGGCTGTGCGGCAAGCAACACATGGTCTCTGTCCCCAGGCACACAAGCGTCTCCACCCAGCCTCACGAGCAGGCTCACGTTCAGATCTCGTGGCGTGGGAATCCACCTCGGGTTTTACACACATGCACCCATGCACGCACAGGTGCACGCACACATATGCACACGTGTGAACACACACTCACTGAAGCAGCAAAGCCTCAGGCACCCTTCACACCCCAGGAAGGACATGGGAGCAAGTCAAGAGTCATTTCTGTCAAAATGGATGGCTTCTGAAGCAAGTGGATTTTCCAAGACCTGTCACATCAGAACACTCCACACTGGTTAAACCTCCACAGCCTGCCTCACCCTAGGCCTCCTCAGCAGCCTGCAAATGTGACCCCCAGGACAGATTTGGGGGTCACTTTTGTACCCCATGAAATCAGCCCCGGGCACTCCCAAGCTAAGAATGCTTGCACATCCCAAGGTGGGAAAGGGGTTACATCCTTTCAGAAAGCCCACCTGCAAAGTCTTCCTGCTCCCAGGTGAGGATCAGCTGGCCTGAGGTGGGGCCAGGGCAGTGCCCCACGTACCCATAGTCAGTTTTTAACATAGGAGTGCAttcaggaggggcagggcaggaccatCGGGTCCCATGCTCCAGGCTCTTGCTCGAACCTTCCATGTCATTGTTtggtgttattattattttaagcagAGTCACCCTGTCCAGCAGTGGCTGTGCTGAGCGAACCCCTCAAATGGAGCTCAGCCCCGACCCAAACGTTTCCCTAGCCGCCCCCTTTCCCCTCACAGCCCTTCACTCTAACATCCTGCTCTTTTGTTTCCCAGATCTCAAGTCTGGGTGATACAAGTTTTACCAGCTGAGGATGACCTCGCAGGTGAGCCTACTCCTGCAACCTGTCGGGGAGGATGGTGGCCTGCCCACAACCTCTGGGGACAGGTGGAAAAATGACTCTCCTGGGaacttgttactttttaaaaaccccAGGGAAAGGCCGGTTGATGTGAACATCACTTGTTAAATGAGAGGTTTGGGAGCAGACTTTTCCCTTGGCCTCACCAAGTGCAATTTTTGCCTTCACCCCCCAAAAATACAAACAGACAAAAGGAACAGACAACCCTTTGCTTCCATCCACTAACCCATCCCAAGGGCCCATTCTgcggaaattttaaaaaatcctgtccTTGAGGACTCCACAGAGGGCACCGAGTCCGTGTTCCCAGCCATAACCCGCTGTTGCTTTCGCAACCATTGCACGGGTTCCTTAAAGGAAGCAGAGCGCGGGCGGGAGGGGGCGGGAGCGGGCGAGGCGAGGTGCTGCGCCCCTGGGGCTGCCTGGAAATGGAAACACGGTGGATCAGAGGCGGGGCCCAGGGGAGCTGCGACTCCACCTGCGACAAGGAAACGTGGCCTTGGCTGCGGCCCAAGAACTTCCTGCTCTCACATGCCCCGGGGCGACCCCGAGCCTCGGGAGGCCGCCTAGGGACGGCGTGGGGAGCAAACAGGGGTGGGATTTTCTTCCCATTCTCAAGGCAGCCGGAATACACAAATCCTCACCGCCCCGGGCTGCAAACCAAGCGGGATTCCGGCGGCTGCGGGGGGCCACGGGGGAAGGCGCGCGCGCTCGGGGCCTCACCCTGCACTTGCGCCCGTCCACAGTCTCCTCCTCGAAGCCTTCTCCGACCTTGAAGTTGATCTCGGTGGTGCGTACCGTGGTGGAGGTCTTGATGTAGAACTGATCTCCGTCCTGGCGTATCTCCACGTGTGGCTTGGAAGCGGCCGCCACGGCCACCTTCCGCAGCATGGCATTCACACCTGGGGGTCGGGAGGGTGACATAGGGCAGGCAGCGTCTCCCACCATCCGCCCCTCGCCCCGGAACCGCCGGCTGTATTATGTCAGGGCCTTAGAATGGATCCTCTCGtcaccctccaccccacctctCCCTTTCCTGGCCCTGTTTGCTTCGGGATAGggacactgaggctcagagagggtgaGCGGCTCCACGAGAGCTCACAGCGGTACAGCCCGTCCTCAAAGTATCCCCTCCTCGCACTCCAAGAACCACTCCTGGCTTATGATCTGGCCCGTTTGATAAAGGCCGTGCCGTCGGGGGACGCGAACGCGTGCCCAGCGTGGGGCGCGCCACTCGAGGATCCGTGTGAGTCTGAACACCAGGCAGCAAGTGATCGCAGtcccctctcttcttcccctAACGCCCGCTCTCTTCGGGCTCTGGGCACCTCTACCCGCTCCCCGTCGGGGCACGCGCCCCGGGCGCCGGCTCACCCAGTGCCTTCAGCAGCTCATCGAAATTCTCGCTGCTGCGCATCTTCCAGGTGCCGGCGAAGTTGGGCATGGTGGCGGCGTCGGCTGTGGGAAGGCGGAGCAGGCAGAGGCGGCGGCGGGCACACTGAGAACTGCGAGCTGTGAGCTGCGAGCTGCAAGGCGGAGACTGGCTCCGTGCGCCCAGTGGCGCGCGCCTTGAGTCACGGGGCGAGCGCCCCCCACCCACCAGCCCGGGCCCCGCCCCTcacgccccgcccccgccgcccctgCCCCGGGCTTGCCCAATTCCCGCCCACCGTGCCCCCTCTCCGCCCCTCGGCCTTCCAGTCCAACCCCCCCAACCCCCGGGGTTACAGGCCTTGGGACTTGCTCTCCAACTGAGGGCGCCtctgccacacccaccctcccaggccactggaGTCCTCCTGCTTTTCAgatgagaagaggaagaagcttGTCCGAAACTGGGCACTGGAACTGTTCCCTCCACTTTGGGACATGTTTGAAAATATCCGTAATAGGACTTTAAATCGGGGGTGGGGTCATCAGTGAATATGGGGGTCACTCTTGCCTCATCCCCGTTCTTACTGTCCACTTGTGCCCAGCTTGCTTCTCCCTTCCCCCGGTTACCTGGACACCGGAGTCAGGTTGTGAGAGATTGTGGATCCCCAGActggcagggcaggagggagcgtcGTCCACCGTCCCTTTGTGAGTGGCTTGGGACACACTGCAGGGCGCCACGGGGGAGGCGCACCCTAGATCAGACAGTGTGCGCCTGTTTGGGGCAGCAGGCCTGGAAGGCCACCTGGAGGAGGTATACTGGCTTCTTTGCTCCCAAATAAATGGCCTCCATGTCTGGACTCAGGACTAACACTTCCCTCTGCCTTTTCATCCAGCACCTCCCTCCGCAGCTCCATGCCCCAGCCAGCACAGAATTCTAGAACTTTCTCCACACCTGTCCGTTACCATTCCTTCACCCAGGGGATGTTCTGTCGCAGGAACACCCTTTTCCTCTGGGGAAAATACGCCCCTCAAACTTGATATCTTTGTGCACTTTCATCTGATAAAATTCCATTAAAGAAAACTAGACACTAGTGTAGTGTAATGGGTTGTTTTTCCTTAattctgtttgtctctgtgtttcttcgGAATATACACGCATTTGCGTGCAAGTGGATATACATATTGATCATCATTTTgtgtcctttcctttttcttattttctaaattCCCTACATTTTGGGAGCTAAAATGTGCCACATACACCGGACTTCATCTGTGAATGCTGCAAGCCACAGGCGCAGCTCTATAGTTAGACCTTGCTTGTTAATATTTGCTTCGACATTGTCATACATAAACAGTCCACAGTTGGGAATGTCCTACCACAGAGGTACCTATTTTGAAACGCGTGATGTCAGTTCGTAAGATGACAATGTACACATACAATGTGATACACAGGGCCAGAACATTGAGGCGGTCACCATGTGAAACAGTGCGTTaaattgctgcctgcaatgctggcatccgatatggctgccagttcaagtcctggctgctccacttgtggtccagcttcctgctagtgggccTGAGAAGActgccaaagatggcccaaatgcttgggcccctgtcactcatgtgggagacatagatagcattccaggctgctggcttcgacctggcccagccctggctgctataaccatttgggggagtaagtcagcaaatggaaattcTCTCGGCAACTCGATCTAtctaaagatcttccatctgctgattcactccccaagcagcaacaacagccagagctgagccgatctgaatccaaagccaggaagagccttttcccagtctcccaagtggatacacggtcccaaggctttgggccgtcctcaactgctctcccaggccacaagcaaggagctggatgggaagtgaagcagccggcacACGAAccggcagccatgtgggatcccaggcatgcaggactagcactttagccactaggctatggtactGGGCcctttaaaatagaattttttgaaaaagcttCTATAGCAGTATTGTAGAAGTGATGCTCCAAATATGTTCTTGTGGAAATCATTGAAAGAAACCAGGTTAAATTTGAACTTGTTgcttgaagaatttttttaatcttgcCCTGTTCAGGCATCTGCCTTGTGAAGTGCTGTTTCCTGACTTCCTTGCGGTCACGGAACCTCCATTTGGTCCTGCCCTTGTCTCGGCTTGGCTACCTCCACCACTGCCCGAGCTCTCCGAAGGCTGTGATTGAGTGCTTGTCAATGTCTCCCCCGCCTCGGGTGCAGCCAGGTGGGCTGCATTGATTTAAGAAAGATGGATGAGTTCTACAGGCAATGGGTAATGAAGTGTCCCCAGGGtctcccagggcaggggaggaggggggtgtGCTAATGTCTTCAAAAGGAGACCCTGGACCTGGCTGGGGGGAAGAAGGAGCAGGAGTTTGGCCTGGAGACCCAAGAAGCTTAGAGAGCTACTCAgagtgggagaggagagagggatcATCCCCCCAGCTGGAGGCGGTGTGAGCAAGGTTGGCTGGCTGGCCGGCTGGCTGGCTGAGCGACCTGTGCAATCACATGGCAGACCATGAGCTGTGGAGGCCTGGCAGGATCGGAGGAGCGAGGGAGCAGGCAGGCTCTGCTATTGTCGTGTTGAAATTCTTAATGGCTTTTTAACAAGGGGCCCTGCATTTCCGGATCTGCAGATTACATTGCTGCTGGGGGAGGTGAAGGATGGGGCTGCTTTGCTGTCAAACCCCATTTCACAGGGGATATGCTGGGTGTGCGTGGGGGGAGGGCTCTGCCATGAGGGCGCCACACGGGCTAGGGAAGCCTCGGGCAGGCGGCAACGGGAGGGGAGTCGATGCCacagttttctgttttgcttccattttgaaaggcagagtgacacacaagaagagagagatctgccgGCTGGTTCCCACAAGaccaccacagctggagctggtctgaagccagaaacctgagtCTCCActcgggtctgccatgtgggtggcaggggccccagcactctgctgctttgccacgtgcattagcagggagctggatcacaagtggagcagcctggactcaaagttgcaagcagtggtttacCGTGCTGCACTGCAACACAGGCCACAGCACCACAGTTGAATGTTTggacacacacagggagggaaagaaaaagggggagagagCATGATGATCAAGTGGGGAGAGTATGACAAGAGGGGCTGTCATGGGGTGGCCATGACAGGGGTCCAGACACCGGATAAGGGCAGGAAAGGCAGCAGGCAGTCCCAAGATCCATTTGACCCCACTGTCCTTGTTAGTGAAAGCTCAGAGGTAGCCAGGACAGACAGGAGAGGCCGGGGACATCTCATGGAAGGAGGGGCAGGCCACCCAAAGCCCAGGGGATGGGCCTGAGTCTCCAGACTGGCAAGGCATCCTACCACCACCACGGGGAGGGACCGGGACCCGTTTCCGGGCTCAGTCCTCTGGAGAGGCATCTCTCCTGGTTCCCCTTCTTTTTCCTCCATCGCTCACCCTCATTGCCCTCCTCTGAGAGTCAGCAATTGGGTGCCACTCTGGACATAGTGGCCAATCCAGACTCGGGTCCCTGTCTCAGGGAGTTGCTATTCAACTGAGGTCTAGGTGTAAGAGAAATCTTGACTTGGGGGGTCACCTGCTGGTCTAAATCTAGTGGGAACAAGGGACCAAGGGGAGCAGCTACACCTGCATAATCTTCCCAGTGATTCTCCCTGGCCTTCCAAGATGACACGGATGGGTCAATAGGAGGCCACAGTGGCTCTCCGAGCTTTAGGGGCGTGCAGGGGGTCTCATTTGCTGCTGTGGGGAGCCCTGGAGCATGAGTTGACTTCTGCTTGGGGTAAGGTGAACTTAGGCAACTGGATGTCTGAGATGAAGGTATAGGGGTGGGACCGCCCCAGTCTACCGTTCACCAAGGAACTCACGCATGCAGGGAACACGCATGGATGTAGGGATGGATGTGGGAActgaggcagaggaggaggagagagaggagggtagaGCATGTGAGGAGGAAGGTGAGGATGGAGGGAAAGCATGGGGCAGGGGGCTctgggcagagagggagacagggggaGTGGACAGGGCTTGGtaggcaaagagaaaaggaaggctGGGGTGTGCTGTGAAGCGGAAGTATGTGAAGCAGAGGACT from Ochotona princeps isolate mOchPri1 chromosome 6, mOchPri1.hap1, whole genome shotgun sequence encodes the following:
- the CRABP1 gene encoding cellular retinoic acid-binding protein 1, whose translation is MPNFAGTWKMRSSENFDELLKALGVNAMLRKVAVAAASKPHVEIRQDGDQFYIKTSTTVRTTEINFKVGEGFEEETVDGRKCRSLPTWENENKIHCTQTLLEGNGPKTYWTRELANDELILTFGADDVVCTRIYVRE